CACCTGTTCAAGGATTCCGGCCATCCGCTGATGCATCTCACCTGGAGCGTCGCCCTCAACATAAAACGGTGTGTAACCGTATCCACGCAGTAACTGGTCAAGCTCTTCGTGGCTGATGCGAGCCAATACCGTGGGGTTGGCGATTTTATAACCGTTCAGGTGTAGAATCGGCAGTACGACGCCGTCGTGTATTGGGTTGAGAAACTTGTTGGAATGCCAACTTGTGGCCAGTGCTCCCGTTTCCGCTTCGCCATCGCCTACGATACAGGCAACAATCAGATCGGGATTGTCGAAAGCGGCGCCGAACGCGTGTGATAATGCGTAGCCTAATTCTCCTCCTTCGTGAATGCTGCCTGGAGTTTCCGGAGCGACATGGCTGGGAATTCCACCAGGGAAACTGAACTGCTTGAATAACCACTGCATACCGGCTTCATCCTGCGTGATGTTAGGATAATGTTCGGTATAAGTCCCTTCGAGGTATGTGTTGGCCACTAGTCCCGGTCCTCCGTGGCCTGGTCCCGTGATATACATCATACTCAAGTCGAATTTTTTGATGATGCGATTCAGATGAGCGTACACGAAGTTCAAGCCAGGTGTTGTTCCCCAGTGTCCCAGCAGTCTCGGTTTGATATGTTCCTTCCGTAAGGGGACTTTGAGCAGTGGATTGTCGAATAAATAGATCTGCCCCACCGACAGGTAATTGGCAGCTCGCCAATACGCGTCAAGTTGATTCAATTCTTCGTGTTTGATTTCGTTCGACATTTCCATCAGTCCTTTGTTCGTCAGATTCGAAACCCCGTTGTATGTTTAGCGGCAGAGCCCCGTGGCAGTGTAGCCACTTTCTGAGGCGAAGATTTCCATGCACCTGTCAGCATGATCAAATCGGAAGTCGAACAGTTGATCCAGTCATTGAACAGTTCATTCGTTGTCTCAATGTGGGGGGCTCTGATTGAAGTGATCTCTGAAATCAGAGAACTGCTGGATGACTTGTTGATGACTACGATTCGTTACAGGTATTTGTCTGTTATGACATGCAAGAATAGTTTACAGAGTTTCAGATTCAACTGGATTAAGACGAATACGGGCACCGGTTCAATTTTCGGAAGCTGTCTGTCTGATTCCCGTGTAGCGATCCATCTGATCAAGTCCATTATACTTCAGCGGGGAGTGTCTTTCCCCGTAGACGGTGCTGATTTCCGCGGGCATCAAAGATCTCTCGAAAATCAGCTTTTTGAAAATCATCAAAGTCTCCCAGAAATTCGATATGGGAGTTTTTGTTTTAAGTGTTTATGATCTGACTCATCTCATGAGAGATCTGGCAAACGAGTCGACTGAACAATCTCGCTCACCACGTCGGATACAGTTTTTGAATCACCAGATACAACTAGAGCTAGATAGTGTCCTTAGACAATCAGGTTTTCGGAAGGGTACTCTTATTTAAGGAGCGACCGGGCGATTCGCATCTTTCCACCTCAGAAACATTACACAGTGACCATTCCTCGATTCAGATCATCTAAGATAATTTGTAACATCGTCCGAGTGATGTGTTTTCGAATCATTGTTTGTGGAGATATTCAATCGGATGTAACAGCAGTGATTACTTGGCTGTCGTGACAGAGTAGATTCCTACCACCGCACCGTACATTTTTAAGATGATGTTTTGAAAACAGTCATAACCTGCGATTAACAGTGCAAATCATGAGCCATGCCTGGCTGGAATCAGGAAATTCCTGTAAAAGGCTTCAATTCACTCTGGAGACAAGAGCACGCATTCAGAGATGGTCTATAGCCCTGGTCGAAAATGTTTCAATGTGTGCGTCGGTCGAGCAGGAATGAGTGGCAATGATTCATTCTGATCTGATCAGATTCCCGCGACCTGAAGCAACCTCTTCTTTCTCACTGAAGCATGTAAAGAATTCGCAGGCAATGCGACAAAAAGTCCAGCTATGGCTGAAGGCGTCGTGTCTTTTTTGGGGTAACCGCATAAAGATTTGAGATTCAAAGCGGGATTCTAAACCAGTGGGGAAGAAGAAGCTGTCACTACCGCTAAATGCCACTGATCCGAAACGCCCACCATGCAACTGTGAGACTGACGTCTGGCTGGCACGAGTGATAACGATTCTTTCTGGGAGCACTTTAAAGCGTGGTCATCGATCATCCGGCAGATCACCCGTGATTTCCCTGGTATTGATCTTGCACAAAAATATTATCAGAGCAACTCCAGCCATATACCGGCACCAAACTACACGGCGATATGTTTCTGAAGCGTTTATGAGCCTGTCGCGATACGAGAACTTGCTGTCTGTTAAATGCTTTCCCGATTTACAGAAATGTCATTTCCATACGATTTATTCCGGTGGATTGTACGGTGAGAGACCAGCGGGGAGGCCGCGGTCCGATCATACCGGCTTCCGGGAAGTCAGTTTATTGACTCAATGAACCTGCTCGCTCTCAAGTTCAGATATTTTCTGCAGGATTGTCAAAGACATTTCCTGGACTAGTTCTAAGCCAGAATGTATTCAGCTTCGTTCAATCAATGCTGGCAGTAAGTTTAGCTTGCTGAGGGATTAGGGAACTCCGACAAAGATGCGATTGATGATGATCTGCGGGGCTTTCTGCGGTGGTTGTTTCGCTTCTTGATTGGATAACTGTTCCCCGGGCTCTGTCAATTCTGAACAGGATTGGTATATGAAATGCGGTTTCTTCAATCAATTTAACATCAGGAGAAAGTTATGAGCTATATCAGTATCAATCCCTTCAATAATGAGCAACTCAAAGAGTATGAGCCACTGACAAAGGAACAAGTCGTCCAGGCCATTAAACAGGCTGAGGATGCTTTTCAATCCTGGCGGTATACTTCATTTGAGAAACGTAAAGCAGTCATGCTGAAATATGCACAGCAATTGAGGGAGAGAATCGAAGAGTTCGCAGAGCTGATCACGCTGGAAATGGGGAAGCGTATCTCAGAGAGTCGCGAAGAAATTAATTTCTGTGCAGAGATTGCCGAGTTTTACGCGAATGGAGCCGAGGATTTTCTGGCAGACCAGCCGATGGATGTGGAAGATGCTGATGCTTACATTCAGTACGCCCCTCTTGGAGTTCTGCTGGGCATCATGCCCTGGAACTTTCCCTTTTATCAGGTCACGCGTTTTGCAGCTCCCAATATTATGGCGGGGAACACCGTTCTGGTAAAACACGCCAGTAATGTTCCTCAGTGTGCAGAGGCGATTCACGAATTATTTGCAGAGTGTGGCGCCCCGGAAGGGGTTTTTACCAATCTATTTATTCCAAAAGAGTTTATAAATTCTGTCATAGAGGACAATCGCATTCAGGGGGTGTCATTGACTGGTAGCGATCGTGCAGGCGCAATCGTCGCTGGTGAAGCAGGAAAGGAAATAAAACGTTCCGTTCTGGAGCTGGGAGGGAATGATCCGTTCGTGGTGCTCGAAGATGCAGACTTGGAGCACGTGATACAAATGGCAGTTCTGGGAAGAATGACTAATACCGGTCAGTCCTGCGCTGCGTCTAAGCGTTTTATAATTGTCGAAGACGTGGCGGAGAAATTTCTGGCTGCCTATAGAGAAGAAATGTCAAAACTGAAACTCGGAGATCCGCTGGATCCGGAAACAGATGTCGCACCGTTGTCGACGGAATCGGCGGCAGTCAACCTGGATAATATGGTGCAAAAAACGATCGATGCTGGTGCAACGGTCATTCTTGGCGGTGGGCGTCCTGAGCGTGAAGGGGCATTTTATAATCCGACCATACTAACTGATATCACTCCGGATATGCCGACCTACGACTACGAATTATTCGGACCAGTTGCCAGCGTGTATGTGGTCAAAGACGAAGTGGAAGCCATTCTGGTAGCGAATGATTCCTCGTATGGTTTGGGGGGCTCAGTCTACTCTCGAGATATCGATCGCGCCCGGCGGGTGGCGGAGCAGATCAATACGGGGATGGTATTCATCAATCAACCGACTAATTCCCAGGCAGAACTTCCCTTTGGCGGAACGAAACATTCCGGTTATGGCCGTGAGCTATCACATCTCGGTATTCTGGAGTTTGTAAATAAAAAGTTGATCCATGCTCTGAAATCCTGAAGAGATTCACCGCCCTGATGTGTGGTGAACTGGTGCAAGGCATCTGATCATTTCCAGTTTATTGTATGGTGCTTTTCTGGGAGGAGCCTGTACAGCTTAATTAATTTTTTTACAACTCCAGAATCAGGAGCAATAATCATGGGACTTATCTCCAGAAAAGAGTTTACCAGTTTAGAGGATCTTTTTCTTGATCAGATCCAGGATCTGTACGACGCAGAAAACCGACTGACAAATATGCTTCCCCAAATGGCGGATGCCGCACTGTCTGTGGAACTCAAATCGACATTTCGTACTCATGTGAGAGATGTCGATGAACATCTAAAGCGACTGGAGGTCGTCTTTCTGGAAATGAGACTGGAACCCAGAAGGCAAGCCTGCGAAGCCATGAAAAG
The genomic region above belongs to Gimesia chilikensis and contains:
- a CDS encoding NAD-dependent succinate-semialdehyde dehydrogenase, with amino-acid sequence MSYISINPFNNEQLKEYEPLTKEQVVQAIKQAEDAFQSWRYTSFEKRKAVMLKYAQQLRERIEEFAELITLEMGKRISESREEINFCAEIAEFYANGAEDFLADQPMDVEDADAYIQYAPLGVLLGIMPWNFPFYQVTRFAAPNIMAGNTVLVKHASNVPQCAEAIHELFAECGAPEGVFTNLFIPKEFINSVIEDNRIQGVSLTGSDRAGAIVAGEAGKEIKRSVLELGGNDPFVVLEDADLEHVIQMAVLGRMTNTGQSCAASKRFIIVEDVAEKFLAAYREEMSKLKLGDPLDPETDVAPLSTESAAVNLDNMVQKTIDAGATVILGGGRPEREGAFYNPTILTDITPDMPTYDYELFGPVASVYVVKDEVEAILVANDSSYGLGGSVYSRDIDRARRVAEQINTGMVFINQPTNSQAELPFGGTKHSGYGRELSHLGILEFVNKKLIHALKS
- a CDS encoding YciE/YciF ferroxidase family protein, whose product is MNWCKASDHFQFIVWCFSGRSLYSLINFFTTPESGAIIMGLISRKEFTSLEDLFLDQIQDLYDAENRLTNMLPQMADAALSVELKSTFRTHVRDVDEHLKRLEVVFLEMRLEPRRQACEAMKRMIRMGDEMVKAKGDPMVRDAALIATAQRFDHYKIAGYGTARSFARRLGKKHLAAVLEANLEDENAADNILTEIAEKTTNQAAARS